A single genomic interval of Dromaius novaehollandiae isolate bDroNov1 unplaced genomic scaffold, bDroNov1.hap1 HAP1_SCAFFOLD_31, whole genome shotgun sequence harbors:
- the LOC135325573 gene encoding NACHT, LRR and PYD domains-containing protein 1b allele 2-like yields the protein MSYRVDKPPLTKRLNCGRSYIVSGSAPAAVHPKILDFHLRGAEKQQIFSEIYLSVMVEEVKLSLKDKRKDKCMWHAVLRRGDIAPSRAGADAPRASLWLPGLWRSRPGWADRGQIPGAFATTTEMVIASSTVQARALNGWRASIQAKVSPGACRNTCSGEVGSSGNPGPVSSVCSHHIP from the exons ATGTCCTACCGGGTGGATAAACCGCCGTTGACCAAGCGTCTCAACTGCGGGAGGTCCTACATTGTTTCTGGCTCCGCACCCGCAGCCGTACACCCCAAG atCCTGGACTTCCATCTCAGAggggcagaaaagcagcagatcttcagtgAAATCTACCTTAGTGTCATGGTAGAAGAAGTCAAACTCAGCttgaaagacaaaaggaaggacAAGTGCATGTGGCACGCAGTGCTGCGAAGAG GAGACATCGCACCCAGCAGGGCAGGCGCAGATGCCCCGCGCGCCAGTCTCTGGCTCCCTGGATTATGGCGCAGCCGGCCAG GCTGGGCAGACAGAGGACAAATCCCAGGAGCCTTCGCGACGACGACAG AAATGGTGATTGCCAGCAGCACGGTACAGGCCAGGGCTCTAAACGGCTGGAGAGCCAGCATACAGGCAAAGGTCTCCCctggagcctgcaggaatacaTGCTCTGGAGAAGTTGGCAGCTCTGGCAACCCTGGGCCTGTCAGCTCTGTTTGTTCgcaccacatcccctga